Proteins encoded together in one Planctopirus ephydatiae window:
- the nuoK gene encoding NADH-quinone oxidoreductase subunit NuoK produces the protein MSLGAYLAVSAVLFASGLTCMMTKRHALGVLMGVELILNSACLNLIAFARYTNLGIDGQVFALFVIVIAAAEAAVALAIALNYYNNFLTVDVDRGDELKR, from the coding sequence ATGAGTCTGGGAGCTTACCTCGCGGTCTCAGCCGTACTTTTTGCCTCCGGGCTGACATGCATGATGACCAAGCGGCATGCCCTGGGTGTGCTGATGGGAGTGGAATTGATCCTCAACTCGGCCTGTCTCAATCTCATTGCTTTTGCCCGCTACACCAATTTAGGGATTGATGGACAGGTCTTTGCTCTGTTTGTCATTGTGATTGCTGCCGCCGAGGCTGCCGTCGCCCTGGCGATTGCCTTGAATTACTACAATAACTTCCTCACGGTTGATGTCGATCGGGGTGACGAGTTGAAGCGATAA
- a CDS encoding NADH-quinone oxidoreductase subunit 5 family protein, with protein MTADSLIISCLMLAWLLPLAGCVVISVLRLKLSRLSAVPGWIGTGSLLVAFCLSLFSAGLWLMTSPAETAASSVSAPETPGIQAVRVGDDAAHETGHSSQRRLVGHWYSLAKFGEIDFPLGYAIDALTVLMFVLVTMISLAVHAYSLVYMADEQTESYQDHHLDHSTGETPERPGRFAHFYAALGLFTFAMLGIVLAHGLLQIFIFWELVGFSSYLLIGFYHERRTARLASMKAFLMNRVGDVGFVLGMTILLATCGTLLLYPVHDLNGTSASSVPMALPEAFQAAVEKAVPSQAMHDQANLLPTEQGISYALLVAAGLGLLAGCVGKSAQFPLHPWLADAMEGPTPVSALVHSATMVAAGVYLAARIAPLLLSEALLLLAYVGVVTLLLGASMAIVARDLKLVLAHSTISQLGLMLLGIGVGAWEAAIFHLITHAFFKSLLFLGAGSVIHTTHHEQDLEKLGGLRAHLPLTSLTMLIGVIALSGLAVPYVTIFGESLGFSGFHSKDAIVSGTMAFVLKNPHHILLLISVLLGACLTAAYSLRLWFKLFARDTPVDPALQQVQEGPWLMTWPLVVLAFFAAFCALGGEEGFVSTLVEDSLSPAPAWFSDSTGEVVSIQWTNASDRHAVHGTAGAMALAAAWLGALIAWALYGLQVISSKDLSRQLTPLVRLASHRWHFDTLYRGFLVLPILNLARHTAWIDRILIDPFIDGCARLSERFSHASQWFDEAMINRFFDNIASSVWAWGLSLRKAQTGHIRQYVLLATMAVIVLFLILFAWMPGGRAVP; from the coding sequence GTGACTGCCGATTCACTGATCATTTCCTGCCTGATGCTGGCCTGGCTCCTCCCACTCGCGGGATGTGTGGTGATCTCGGTGCTGCGCCTGAAGTTGAGTCGGCTCTCGGCAGTTCCGGGCTGGATCGGGACTGGTTCGTTACTGGTCGCCTTTTGCCTGAGCCTGTTCAGCGCAGGTCTCTGGCTGATGACGAGCCCTGCTGAGACTGCTGCCAGCAGTGTGTCGGCTCCTGAGACTCCTGGAATACAAGCAGTCAGAGTGGGTGATGATGCCGCTCATGAAACTGGGCATTCCTCACAGCGACGACTGGTCGGGCACTGGTACTCACTGGCGAAATTCGGCGAGATCGATTTTCCGCTGGGTTATGCGATTGATGCGTTGACTGTGCTGATGTTTGTCCTCGTGACCATGATTTCACTGGCAGTGCATGCTTACTCGCTGGTGTACATGGCCGACGAACAGACGGAAAGTTATCAGGATCATCATCTCGATCATTCCACGGGTGAAACTCCGGAGCGACCGGGCCGATTTGCCCATTTCTATGCAGCTTTAGGCTTATTCACCTTTGCCATGCTGGGGATTGTTCTGGCGCATGGTCTGCTCCAGATTTTTATTTTCTGGGAACTTGTCGGCTTCTCCAGCTACTTACTGATTGGCTTCTATCACGAGCGGCGTACTGCCCGATTGGCATCGATGAAAGCCTTTCTCATGAATCGCGTGGGAGATGTGGGCTTCGTCCTCGGGATGACGATCCTGCTGGCAACTTGTGGCACACTCCTGCTGTACCCGGTGCATGACTTGAATGGCACCTCTGCCAGCAGCGTGCCGATGGCTTTGCCAGAAGCTTTCCAGGCAGCCGTCGAGAAGGCTGTTCCCTCACAGGCAATGCACGATCAGGCAAATCTGTTGCCCACAGAACAGGGGATCAGCTATGCGTTGCTGGTGGCTGCCGGTTTGGGTCTGCTCGCGGGTTGTGTGGGCAAAAGTGCCCAGTTTCCTTTGCATCCGTGGCTGGCAGATGCCATGGAAGGGCCGACTCCGGTTTCGGCTCTGGTCCACTCGGCGACAATGGTTGCGGCTGGAGTTTATCTCGCTGCCAGAATTGCCCCGCTATTGCTCTCTGAGGCGTTATTGCTGCTGGCTTATGTGGGTGTCGTGACCTTGCTGCTGGGAGCCAGCATGGCAATCGTTGCCCGCGACTTAAAACTTGTTCTGGCACATTCCACAATCAGTCAACTGGGGCTCATGCTCTTAGGAATTGGTGTCGGTGCGTGGGAAGCGGCGATTTTTCATCTGATCACCCATGCCTTCTTCAAATCACTATTGTTCCTGGGGGCCGGCAGCGTGATTCATACCACGCATCACGAGCAGGATCTGGAAAAGCTGGGTGGGTTAAGAGCCCACCTGCCACTGACATCACTGACGATGCTCATCGGAGTGATTGCTCTTTCGGGGCTGGCTGTCCCTTATGTGACGATTTTTGGAGAGAGCCTGGGCTTTTCGGGGTTTCATTCCAAAGACGCCATTGTCTCGGGGACGATGGCGTTTGTATTGAAGAATCCCCATCACATTCTGCTATTAATTAGTGTGCTGCTGGGTGCCTGCCTGACTGCGGCTTACAGTCTGCGGTTATGGTTCAAGCTCTTTGCCCGGGATACGCCCGTTGATCCTGCTCTACAGCAGGTTCAGGAGGGCCCGTGGCTGATGACATGGCCACTCGTAGTGCTGGCGTTTTTCGCTGCATTCTGTGCATTGGGTGGTGAAGAGGGGTTTGTTTCCACATTGGTGGAAGATAGCCTGAGCCCTGCCCCCGCCTGGTTCAGTGACTCGACTGGTGAAGTGGTTTCCATTCAATGGACGAATGCCAGTGATCGCCATGCCGTTCATGGAACGGCCGGTGCCATGGCTTTGGCCGCCGCCTGGCTGGGAGCTTTGATTGCGTGGGCGCTGTATGGATTGCAGGTGATATCATCAAAAGATCTGTCGCGCCAGTTGACGCCTCTGGTCAGGCTGGCGAGTCATCGCTGGCATTTCGATACGCTGTACCGGGGATTTCTCGTACTTCCGATTCTGAATCTGGCCAGACACACCGCCTGGATTGACCGAATTCTCATTGATCCATTCATTGATGGTTGTGCCCGCTTAAGTGAGCGATTTTCTCACGCCAGCCAGTGGTTCGACGAAGCGATGATTAACCGCTTTTTTGACAACATCGCAAGCAGTGTCTGGGCCTGGGGGTTATCACTGAGAAAGGCACAGACGGGACATATTCGCCAGTATGTGCTGCTGGCCACCATGGCTGTGATTGTGCTGTTCCTGATATTGTTTGCCTGGATGCCGGGAGGCCGGGCCGTGCCCTGA